One Pseudomonadota bacterium DNA window includes the following coding sequences:
- the mgtE gene encoding magnesium transporter — translation MSTTLENKPSKLQSLREAIEAGRLESLHRALLSMSPAEIANLIESLPLTERQILWRTMGSDEEGEVLVHLGDEVRSGLIGITETEELVEAADALELDDLADIIGDLPEAVTQRLLQSMGAQDRERLDQVLSLPEDTAGGLMNTDTVTVRANVTVDVVRRYLRMRGDIPNDTDRLFVVNRYGNYLGTLHVTALLVNDDEVRVGEVMETGESAINLNDTAQDVARLFADRDLVSAAVVDDDGHLVGRITIDDVVDVISEQAEHNMMSMAGLDEDEDLFAPVGVSARRRAVWLGANLATAFLAAGVVGMFDETIGQVVALAVLMPVVASMGGIAGSQTLTLVIRAIALGQIERSNARLVLRQELAVGALNGIGWALVVAAVSALWFRSAELGAVIAAAILLNCICAAIAGVAIPLVLRRLGVDPALAGSVVLTTVTDVVGFLAFLGLGALFLV, via the coding sequence ATGTCGACAACGCTCGAGAACAAGCCGAGCAAGCTGCAGTCGCTGCGTGAAGCCATCGAGGCCGGCCGCCTCGAGTCCCTGCACCGCGCCCTGCTCTCCATGTCGCCGGCGGAGATCGCCAATCTCATCGAATCCCTGCCCCTCACGGAGCGTCAGATCCTCTGGCGCACGATGGGCAGCGATGAGGAAGGTGAGGTGCTCGTGCACCTCGGCGACGAGGTGCGCTCCGGCCTGATCGGCATCACCGAGACCGAGGAGCTGGTCGAAGCCGCCGACGCCCTCGAGCTCGACGACCTCGCCGACATCATCGGCGACCTCCCAGAAGCGGTCACCCAGCGCCTGCTGCAGTCCATGGGCGCGCAGGACCGCGAACGCCTCGATCAGGTGCTCTCCCTGCCCGAGGACACGGCCGGCGGCCTGATGAACACGGACACGGTGACCGTGCGCGCCAACGTGACCGTCGACGTGGTCCGCCGCTACCTGCGCATGCGCGGCGACATCCCCAACGACACGGACCGCCTGTTCGTGGTCAACCGCTACGGCAACTACCTCGGCACGCTGCACGTCACCGCCCTGCTGGTGAACGACGATGAGGTCCGCGTGGGCGAGGTGATGGAAACCGGCGAGAGCGCCATCAACCTCAACGACACGGCGCAGGACGTGGCGCGCCTGTTCGCCGACCGCGACCTGGTCTCCGCCGCCGTGGTCGACGACGACGGTCACCTCGTCGGCCGCATCACCATCGACGATGTGGTCGACGTGATCAGCGAGCAGGCCGAGCACAACATGATGAGCATGGCCGGCCTCGACGAGGACGAAGATCTCTTCGCCCCCGTCGGCGTGAGCGCCCGCCGCCGGGCCGTGTGGTTGGGGGCGAACCTCGCCACGGCCTTCCTCGCGGCCGGGGTCGTGGGCATGTTCGACGAGACGATCGGCCAGGTCGTCGCCCTCGCCGTGCTGATGCCGGTGGTGGCGAGCATGGGGGGTATCGCCGGCAGCCAGACCCTGACCCTGGTAATCCGCGCCATCGCCCTGGGGCAGATCGAGCGCAGCAATGCGCGGCTGGTGCTGCGCCAGGAGCTGGCCGTGGGCGCGCTAAACGGGATCGGCTGGGCTCTCGTGGTCGCCGCCGTCTCCGCCTTATGGTTTCGTTCGGCAGAGCTCGGCGCCGTGATCGCCGCTGCGATCTTGCTCAACTGCATCTGCGCCGCCATCGCCGGCGTCGCCATCCCCCTGGTCCTGCGGCGTCTCGGGGTGGATCCCGCGCTCGCGGGCAGCGTCGTGCTCACCACGGTGACCGACGTGGTCGGTTTCCTCGCCTTCCTCGGCCTAGGCGCGCTGTTCTTGGTCTGA
- the nhaR gene encoding transcriptional activator NhaR: MRHINYTYLLYFWTVQREGSVSRAAEVLNLTPQTISGQIKRLEESIGAALFQRDGRSLVLTDTGRLVAQFADEIFTVGQELTQILRHGAKPRSPSSVAVGIVNSIAKLIACEIVAPALALEEPVRVVTHEDTLEELLADLSVHRLDIVLSDRSLPSDLDVRAKSHPLGQSDVAFFARPDLAERLGPEFPACLDGAPFLMPAVRNSLRTRLEVWCTERGVRPLIAAEIDDSGLLKAFGQEGIGVFVAPAVIASRVCDSYGVQEIGRTGGSVVERYFAILPERRIGHPAVAAITAAGQRRLDVIA, translated from the coding sequence GTGCGTCACATCAATTACACCTACCTGCTCTACTTCTGGACCGTGCAGCGCGAGGGATCGGTCAGCCGGGCCGCGGAAGTGCTGAACCTCACGCCACAGACCATCAGCGGCCAAATCAAACGGCTCGAGGAGAGCATCGGCGCGGCCCTGTTCCAGCGCGACGGTCGCTCGCTGGTGCTGACGGACACGGGGCGTCTCGTCGCCCAGTTCGCCGACGAGATCTTCACCGTAGGGCAGGAGCTCACACAGATCCTGCGCCATGGGGCGAAGCCGCGCTCGCCAAGCTCGGTGGCCGTGGGCATCGTCAACTCGATCGCTAAGCTGATCGCCTGCGAAATCGTGGCACCCGCGCTCGCGCTCGAGGAACCGGTTCGGGTGGTCACGCACGAGGACACGCTGGAAGAGCTGCTCGCAGATCTCTCCGTGCACCGCCTCGACATCGTACTGTCCGATCGATCCCTGCCGAGCGACCTTGACGTGCGCGCTAAGAGCCATCCCCTCGGCCAGAGCGACGTGGCCTTCTTCGCGCGCCCGGATCTCGCCGAGCGTTTAGGACCTGAGTTTCCCGCCTGCCTCGACGGCGCCCCATTCCTGATGCCTGCCGTGCGCAACTCCCTGCGCACGCGCCTGGAGGTGTGGTGCACAGAACGAGGCGTGCGCCCACTGATCGCTGCTGAGATCGACGACAGCGGCTTGCTAAAGGCCTTTGGTCAGGAGGGGATCGGCGTCTTCGTGGCGCCGGCGGTCATCGCCTCCCGCGTGTGCGACAGCTACGGCGTGCAGGAGATCGGCCGCACCGGCGGCTCTGTGGTGGAGCGCTACTTCGCCATCCTGCCCGAGCGTCGCATTGGCCACCCAGCGGTCGCGGCGATCACCGCAGCCGGCCAACGACGCCTGGACGTCATCGCATAA
- a CDS encoding cobalamin B12-binding domain-containing protein → MEDDPDFRLARDAYARTLAIGGAQRERLPTAALEALAGDVVSLLASRLRDAPPEGDAPGTPSPAAFDAFVRALLDSDAHRAADHIDGARAMGAGVEAIYLGYLARAARHLGALWDRDRIDFVQVTVAIGCLYAIMRSLRQSLPAVRHQDPWRHALFITMPGDDHRLGAAIAADLFRAQGWDIQLEGPADRAAAVTILMGSDHSVVGISASRNAQLSELIRLVSALRICRPEAFIVVSGHIVEEMQDLQELVDADAVVGSAPSAIERLEELIANQRRTARGR, encoded by the coding sequence GTGGAGGACGACCCCGACTTTCGCCTGGCCCGAGATGCCTACGCGCGCACCCTCGCCATCGGCGGCGCTCAGCGCGAACGCTTACCCACCGCCGCTTTGGAGGCCCTCGCGGGCGATGTGGTCTCCCTGCTCGCGAGCCGCTTGCGCGACGCGCCACCCGAGGGAGACGCCCCGGGCACCCCTTCCCCAGCGGCCTTTGACGCTTTCGTACGCGCCCTGTTGGACTCCGATGCACACCGCGCGGCGGACCACATCGATGGCGCCCGCGCGATGGGCGCCGGCGTGGAGGCAATCTACCTAGGGTACCTGGCCCGTGCGGCGCGACACCTCGGTGCCCTATGGGATCGCGATCGCATCGACTTCGTACAGGTCACCGTGGCCATCGGGTGCCTCTACGCCATCATGCGCAGCCTGCGCCAAAGCCTGCCCGCCGTGCGCCACCAGGACCCGTGGCGCCACGCCCTGTTCATCACCATGCCTGGGGATGATCATCGTCTGGGCGCGGCAATCGCCGCAGATCTCTTTCGCGCCCAGGGGTGGGACATTCAGTTGGAAGGACCAGCGGATCGCGCAGCTGCCGTGACGATACTGATGGGCAGCGATCACAGCGTGGTGGGGATATCGGCAAGCCGCAATGCGCAGTTGAGCGAATTGATTCGCTTGGTGAGCGCCCTGCGCATCTGCCGCCCTGAGGCGTTCATTGTGGTGAGCGGCCATATCGTGGAGGAGATGCAGGATCTCCAGGAGCTGGTCGATGCGGATGCCGTGGTGGGCAGCGCGCCGAGCGCCATCGAGCGGCTAGAAGAGCTCATCGCGAATCAGCGCCGAACGGCCCGCGGGCGCTAG
- a CDS encoding YjgN family protein encodes MSSPTPLDAGAAGDSAAMAATSTAIAAPARAFRFSGRAREFFGIWAVNLLLTVATLGLYSAWAKVRTRRYFYRHTAFAGERFDYHAKPTAILLGRLVASALAALYLMVAWLAPGWELIPAAGTFLATPWLLTMGARFNARNSSYRNVRFSFSGRLKPAYAAFVGWPILGLLTLGLMMPISLHRQARWKLDNHRFGSLPFRFDTATAPYFGLYWKAIGLTLLGGFTILAIIVGAVALGAARVTVEGGQATVAQTSAVLPAYAALILGYTLAGAYFVTRSMKIGLGTSTLGGHPFVVTMRARDVMWLYATNNIAILLTFGLALPWAKVRTARYQLQHIALCIDEWTIQRVVAKRSADASAIGQEVAEAFDVDVDFGI; translated from the coding sequence ATGAGTTCGCCGACCCCCTTGGACGCTGGCGCTGCAGGCGACAGCGCCGCCATGGCTGCGACGTCAACCGCCATCGCTGCACCTGCCCGAGCGTTCCGATTTAGCGGTAGGGCCCGGGAGTTTTTCGGCATCTGGGCCGTCAACCTTCTGCTCACGGTGGCAACCCTGGGTCTCTACTCGGCGTGGGCGAAGGTGCGCACGCGCCGCTACTTCTATCGCCACACCGCCTTTGCCGGTGAGCGCTTTGACTACCATGCTAAGCCCACTGCGATTTTGCTAGGGCGTTTGGTCGCATCCGCGCTCGCTGCCCTCTACCTCATGGTGGCTTGGCTGGCGCCGGGCTGGGAACTGATCCCCGCGGCGGGCACCTTCCTTGCCACGCCCTGGTTGCTGACCATGGGGGCTCGCTTCAACGCGCGCAACTCTTCCTATCGCAATGTGCGCTTTTCCTTCAGCGGTCGACTGAAGCCTGCCTATGCGGCCTTCGTGGGCTGGCCGATCCTGGGCTTGCTCACGCTGGGGTTGATGATGCCCATCTCCCTGCATCGCCAAGCGCGCTGGAAGCTAGATAACCACCGCTTCGGCAGCTTGCCCTTTCGCTTCGACACCGCCACCGCGCCCTATTTCGGTCTGTATTGGAAGGCCATCGGCCTCACGCTGCTTGGGGGGTTCACGATTCTGGCGATCATCGTCGGTGCCGTCGCCTTGGGTGCCGCCAGGGTCACCGTGGAAGGGGGGCAAGCGACGGTTGCGCAGACGAGCGCAGTGTTGCCGGCCTACGCGGCGCTGATCCTCGGCTACACCCTTGCTGGTGCTTACTTCGTGACACGCTCCATGAAGATCGGGCTTGGCACTAGCACCCTCGGGGGCCATCCTTTCGTGGTGACGATGCGAGCGCGCGATGTCATGTGGCTCTACGCCACCAACAACATAGCGATACTATTGACCTTCGGTCTCGCCTTGCCATGGGCCAAGGTGCGCACGGCTCGCTATCAGCTGCAACACATCGCCCTTTGTATCGATGAGTGGACGATTCAACGGGTCGTTGCTAAGCGCTCGGCAGATGCCTCTGCGATTGGTCAGGAGGTGGCGGAGGCCTTCGACGTCGACGTCGACTTCGGGATCTGA
- a CDS encoding M48 family metallopeptidase: protein MIEFTARYFAGDRPRAEDVVVRVDEKRKQLTITGTCFIQSFPLERLRMESRLGDTPRILELPAGGRLESSDHRVLSQLEDTLGDRGGWLHALESQRGPVILSLASVMLMLAGVIWQGLPALAWAASELIPPSYDQQIGRAALTFLDREWLSPSALPEEETARIRGLFDEVVAYSGQSRSMGLLFRAGHPAHEQEGIGANALALPSGIVVITDELVTLAVSEDELVGVLAHEVGHVVHRHSLRRVIQSAGITVLVWVLTGDAAGMNVLVESAPAVLANAAYSRRFEAAADDFASAYLRTTGRDPRALGTLLLRLEALTGGAGTGYLATHPPAARRAERSLELAPREAP, encoded by the coding sequence ATGATCGAGTTCACCGCTCGCTACTTCGCCGGCGACCGTCCTCGGGCTGAGGACGTGGTCGTGCGTGTCGATGAGAAGCGCAAGCAGTTGACGATCACCGGCACGTGCTTCATCCAGTCATTTCCCCTCGAGAGGCTGCGGATGGAGAGCCGTCTGGGCGATACGCCGCGCATCCTCGAGTTGCCCGCGGGTGGTCGTCTGGAGTCCTCTGATCATCGGGTCCTTTCGCAGTTGGAAGATACGTTGGGTGATCGCGGCGGCTGGCTGCATGCACTGGAGTCGCAGCGCGGTCCTGTGATCTTGTCCTTGGCGAGCGTGATGCTGATGCTGGCCGGCGTTATCTGGCAGGGCCTGCCCGCTCTGGCGTGGGCCGCATCGGAGCTGATCCCACCTTCCTACGACCAACAGATTGGCCGTGCAGCCCTGACGTTTTTGGATCGCGAGTGGCTCTCGCCTAGTGCGCTGCCCGAGGAGGAGACGGCCCGCATCCGTGGGCTCTTCGACGAGGTGGTGGCGTACTCGGGGCAGTCGCGCTCCATGGGACTGCTATTTCGTGCCGGACACCCCGCGCACGAGCAGGAGGGCATCGGTGCTAACGCCCTGGCCTTGCCCTCCGGCATCGTGGTGATCACAGATGAGCTGGTCACCTTGGCGGTGTCGGAAGATGAGCTCGTCGGCGTCTTGGCGCACGAGGTGGGTCACGTGGTCCATCGCCACAGCCTGCGGCGGGTCATCCAGAGCGCCGGCATCACCGTGCTTGTGTGGGTGCTCACTGGCGATGCTGCCGGCATGAACGTGCTTGTGGAGAGCGCGCCTGCGGTGCTCGCCAATGCGGCGTACTCACGCCGTTTTGAGGCTGCTGCAGATGATTTCGCCAGTGCCTACCTGCGCACGACCGGACGCGATCCCCGTGCATTGGGTACCTTGTTACTGCGACTTGAAGCGCTCACGGGCGGGGCCGGCACGGGCTACCTCGCCACCCATCCGCCGGCTGCGCGGAGGGCGGAGCGATCCTTGGAGCTTGCCCCGCGCGAAGCGCCCTGA
- a CDS encoding helix-turn-helix transcriptional regulator yields MASDVLDQLALIAIGTTWFSALVLSLGHLSSELYAERPWARRFGLALLLNLSVLQGMHYWALVGELHVWSSSLYIASIFCTGALFFFFCRAVLRFEQPLPRWAWAALMPPLIGAVAPGQIMFFVAFVIGAGYFLAIGAQLFVLRSQRRRFAAELTALVALFIISGMTLLLGLLLPWIEEHVYVSVFAILNGLSFVPALLLAVRYPDLLNRAEEALVLAEANSTLRKVDVASKRRELDRLMGEEHLYRDETLNLAALADQLQLSSHQTSELLNQHVGMGFARYLRKHRVADACQALLAQPRESVLSIGLNAGFSSQSTFYTAFKQETGLSPGQYRKTPQDSPTG; encoded by the coding sequence ATGGCTAGCGATGTGCTCGACCAACTCGCCCTGATCGCGATTGGTACCACTTGGTTCAGTGCCCTGGTGCTATCCCTCGGCCACTTGTCATCCGAGCTGTACGCGGAGCGACCTTGGGCGAGGCGCTTCGGGCTTGCGCTGCTGCTCAACCTAAGCGTGCTGCAAGGGATGCACTACTGGGCGTTGGTCGGCGAGCTGCACGTCTGGTCATCCTCGCTCTACATCGCCAGCATCTTTTGCACGGGCGCCCTGTTCTTCTTCTTCTGCCGCGCCGTGCTGCGCTTCGAGCAACCCCTCCCCCGGTGGGCGTGGGCCGCCCTGATGCCGCCTCTGATCGGGGCCGTCGCACCGGGCCAGATCATGTTCTTCGTCGCCTTCGTGATCGGCGCTGGGTACTTTCTGGCGATCGGGGCCCAGCTATTCGTGCTTCGCAGCCAACGGCGACGCTTCGCCGCGGAACTCACCGCGCTGGTCGCCCTATTCATCATCTCTGGGATGACCCTGCTGTTGGGGCTGCTGCTGCCGTGGATCGAAGAGCATGTGTACGTGTCTGTATTCGCCATTCTCAATGGCCTGAGCTTCGTGCCAGCCTTGCTGTTGGCGGTGCGCTACCCGGACCTTCTCAATCGCGCCGAAGAGGCGTTGGTGCTGGCCGAGGCCAACTCGACCCTGCGCAAGGTGGACGTGGCCAGCAAGCGACGCGAACTCGATCGCCTGATGGGCGAGGAGCACTTGTATCGAGACGAGACGCTGAACCTGGCGGCCTTGGCGGATCAACTGCAGCTCTCCTCGCACCAGACCTCCGAGCTCCTCAACCAACACGTAGGCATGGGCTTTGCGCGCTACCTGCGCAAGCACCGGGTGGCCGATGCCTGCCAGGCCTTGCTTGCGCAGCCACGTGAGTCCGTGCTGTCGATCGGTCTCAACGCCGGCTTTTCCTCCCAGTCAACCTTCTATACCGCCTTTAAGCAGGAGACCGGTCTCTCCCCCGGTCAGTACCGAAAGACCCCCCAGGACTCACCCACAGGTTGA
- a CDS encoding acyl-CoA desaturase, translated as MARGRMHGSGANARDARVKWALGQSLWVTAMVLLALVGGYLTISASALLVFLLTTALTLCFGHSLGMHRLLIHRSYETHQVTEYLLVWLGTLVGLAGPRGLLYTHDLRDWAQRQGRCHDFFAHRRGMLQDAWWQLHCRVELDRPPIFRLERRIHEDPIYRWLERTWMAQQLSPALLLYLGGGLPWVIWGVCVRVSVSMIGHWWVGYFAHNDGHRPRHLAGAAVQGTNLARWCGLITMGESWHNNHHAFPESARIGLEPTEWDPGWWCLRLMRACGLAWSLREFSPGDPVSPRSARPAGAVIPRGNRTLRSPAPGRAPG; from the coding sequence ATGGCTAGGGGGAGAATGCACGGCTCGGGTGCGAATGCGCGTGATGCCAGGGTGAAATGGGCACTGGGTCAGTCTCTGTGGGTCACCGCGATGGTGCTACTCGCTCTGGTCGGCGGCTACCTTACGATCAGTGCGAGCGCGCTGTTGGTGTTCCTGCTCACGACGGCGCTCACCCTGTGCTTTGGGCACTCTCTCGGCATGCATCGCCTGCTCATCCATCGTAGCTATGAGACTCATCAAGTCACCGAGTACCTGCTCGTTTGGTTGGGCACGCTCGTGGGCCTAGCAGGACCAAGAGGACTACTCTACACGCACGACCTGCGCGACTGGGCCCAGCGCCAGGGCAGGTGCCACGATTTCTTTGCGCATCGAAGAGGGATGCTCCAGGACGCTTGGTGGCAGCTGCACTGCAGGGTCGAGCTCGATCGGCCGCCGATCTTCCGCCTGGAGCGGCGCATCCACGAGGATCCGATCTATCGGTGGCTGGAGCGCACCTGGATGGCTCAGCAGCTGAGCCCCGCGCTCCTGCTCTATCTGGGTGGAGGCCTGCCCTGGGTGATCTGGGGCGTATGCGTGAGGGTGAGCGTGTCGATGATCGGGCATTGGTGGGTGGGTTACTTCGCCCACAACGACGGCCATCGACCTCGCCACCTTGCCGGCGCGGCCGTACAGGGGACCAACCTGGCGAGGTGGTGTGGGCTAATTACGATGGGTGAGAGTTGGCACAACAATCATCACGCGTTTCCCGAGTCCGCGCGGATCGGGCTCGAGCCCACAGAGTGGGATCCGGGATGGTGGTGCCTGCGCTTGATGCGCGCGTGCGGCCTGGCGTGGTCCTTGCGCGAGTTCTCCCCCGGCGACCCGGTCAGTCCGCGTTCAGCACGGCCAGCAGGTGCTGTGATTCCTCGGGGCAATCGCACTCTGCGATCGCCTGCGCCTGGGCGCGCACCTGGGTAA
- the ptsP gene encoding phosphoenolpyruvate--protein phosphotransferase has translation MSVTVLGTGVSSGIVIARVRLESALAARTANFGAALAPAQERDRLDHAIRQVVASFQAADQHARAWPLEVRAIVDGHRHILEDEAFAEPIRSLIGARQCTAEEALLTHEEEVLDALEQIDDPYLAARRDDLESLFGKVLTMLSTQRDTGADASPAQETGDLAAYVLVCADPAPTDLLLPRSGTLTGLISERGGQLSHTTIVARSLGLPYVAGLADATCTLQPDQLVIVDGASGLVITDPDPHALVTYRERQQLEQRRKRSLQSAPALAGPVATRDRIAVEIMSNVRGPGDLTASRRLQVDGVGLYRTEFLYANRDDLPSEEEHYNSYRLLVQGMGGSTVTIRTLDACAGPQLRSLSKHLPRTSQPALGLRAIRLCLQHPELFAPQIRALLRAARHGPLRILLPMIATPAELRAALAFIDDCREALDREGVTHEQDVPVGVMIEVPAAAMCARTLAREAAFLSIGTNDLIQYTLAIDRDDDAVQSLYEPAHPAVLRLIRDTLAAGAAVGTPVALCGEMAGDPRFTRLLLGLGLTHFSMSPTAIPEVKCIVAETNVTQVRAQAQAIAECDCPEESQHLLAVLNAD, from the coding sequence ATGAGTGTCACCGTCCTCGGCACCGGCGTCTCCAGCGGTATCGTGATCGCCCGCGTACGCCTCGAGAGCGCCCTAGCGGCGCGCACCGCCAACTTCGGCGCGGCCCTCGCGCCGGCGCAAGAACGCGACCGCCTCGATCACGCCATCCGCCAGGTGGTGGCTAGCTTCCAGGCGGCCGATCAGCACGCGCGCGCTTGGCCCCTGGAAGTGCGAGCCATCGTCGACGGCCATCGCCATATCTTGGAAGATGAGGCCTTCGCCGAGCCGATCCGTTCGCTCATCGGCGCGCGTCAGTGCACCGCCGAGGAGGCGCTCCTCACCCACGAAGAGGAGGTGTTGGACGCCCTAGAGCAGATCGACGACCCTTACCTTGCCGCTCGCCGGGACGACCTTGAAAGCCTGTTCGGCAAGGTTCTGACGATGCTCAGTACCCAACGCGACACGGGCGCCGATGCCTCTCCTGCACAGGAGACCGGCGACCTGGCTGCCTACGTGTTGGTGTGCGCGGATCCGGCGCCCACGGACCTGTTGCTACCGCGAAGTGGCACCTTAACAGGCCTCATCTCCGAACGCGGAGGCCAGCTATCGCACACCACGATCGTGGCGCGTAGCTTGGGCCTGCCCTACGTGGCCGGCCTCGCCGATGCGACCTGTACGCTACAGCCTGATCAGCTAGTCATCGTAGACGGCGCTTCCGGTCTAGTGATCACCGATCCCGACCCCCACGCGCTCGTCACCTACCGCGAGCGCCAGCAGCTGGAGCAGCGGCGTAAACGCTCCCTGCAGAGCGCGCCGGCCCTCGCTGGCCCCGTGGCCACGCGCGATCGGATCGCCGTGGAGATCATGTCCAACGTGCGCGGCCCGGGGGATCTCACTGCCTCTCGGCGCCTCCAGGTCGACGGCGTCGGCCTTTACCGTACAGAGTTTCTCTACGCCAACCGCGACGACCTGCCCAGCGAAGAGGAGCACTACAACAGCTACCGCCTGCTGGTCCAAGGCATGGGCGGCAGCACGGTGACCATCCGCACGCTCGATGCCTGCGCCGGCCCCCAGCTGCGCTCCCTGTCCAAGCACCTTCCCCGAACCAGCCAGCCGGCCCTGGGCTTGCGTGCCATACGCCTGTGCCTTCAGCACCCGGAGCTGTTCGCGCCCCAGATTCGCGCGCTCCTTCGTGCGGCCCGCCATGGCCCGCTGCGCATCCTGCTGCCGATGATCGCCACCCCTGCCGAGTTGCGCGCGGCCCTGGCCTTCATCGACGACTGTCGCGAGGCCTTAGACCGGGAGGGCGTGACCCACGAGCAGGACGTCCCCGTCGGCGTCATGATCGAGGTTCCCGCAGCGGCCATGTGCGCTCGCACCCTCGCCCGCGAAGCCGCCTTCCTCTCCATCGGCACTAACGATCTCATTCAGTACACGTTGGCAATCGACCGTGATGACGATGCCGTACAGTCCCTCTACGAACCCGCCCACCCCGCGGTGCTGCGCCTCATCCGTGACACCTTGGCCGCGGGTGCCGCCGTGGGCACACCCGTCGCCCTGTGCGGCGAGATGGCTGGAGACCCGCGCTTCACCCGCTTGCTGCTGGGCCTTGGGCTCACACACTTCAGCATGAGCCCAACCGCGATCCCGGAGGTGAAGTGCATCGTGGCGGAGACCAACGTTACCCAGGTGCGCGCCCAGGCGCAGGCGATCGCAGAGTGCGATTGCCCCGAGGAATCACAGCACCTGCTGGCCGTGCTGAACGCGGACTGA
- a CDS encoding HPr family phosphocarrier protein: protein MAVVVRSVVVSDPRGLHMRPSSAIAEAARDAEGSTITLHYMGRSASATSVLSLMMLAATQGAEIEITAEGEQPCQPTVERICQILRTTQVGSHE, encoded by the coding sequence ATGGCCGTCGTCGTACGCAGTGTGGTCGTCAGTGATCCCCGCGGGTTGCACATGCGCCCCTCTAGCGCCATCGCCGAGGCCGCGCGAGACGCCGAAGGCAGCACGATCACGCTGCACTACATGGGGCGCAGCGCCAGCGCCACCAGCGTCCTAAGCCTGATGATGCTAGCGGCGACCCAGGGCGCGGAAATCGAGATCACCGCCGAAGGTGAGCAGCCCTGCCAGCCGACGGTGGAGCGCATTTGCCAGATCCTGCGCACCACGCAAGTGGGCTCTCACGAATGA
- the rapZ gene encoding RNase adapter RapZ — protein MRIIIVSGLSGAGKSITLHMLEDLGYYCVDNLPVALLAGFVEHAHGYLTHGIFERCAVGIDARNPPQDIAAIPEVVARIRDRGIDCDVIYLSADEEALIKRYSETRRRHPLTSDGHGLRDALAREHRLMLPISSIADLIIDTTHTNVHQLRELVRERIDQRASTRLSLLFQSFAYRNGVPSDADFVFDVRSLPNPHWHPDLRPQTGLDDPVREFLNEQPSVNKMFDDVRGFLAQWIGDFEKTNRSYLTVAIGCTGGQHRSVYMANRLAQHFSDRYTNVLTQHRELPG, from the coding sequence ATGCGCATCATCATCGTGAGCGGCCTCTCCGGCGCAGGAAAGTCGATCACCCTGCACATGCTGGAGGACTTGGGGTACTACTGCGTCGATAACTTGCCCGTGGCCTTGCTCGCGGGCTTCGTCGAACATGCCCACGGCTATCTCACGCACGGTATCTTCGAGCGCTGCGCCGTTGGCATCGACGCGCGCAACCCGCCTCAAGACATCGCCGCGATTCCCGAGGTGGTCGCACGAATCCGCGACCGCGGCATCGACTGCGATGTGATCTACCTGTCCGCTGATGAAGAGGCGCTTATAAAGCGCTACAGCGAGACGCGCCGTCGCCACCCGCTCACCAGCGACGGCCATGGCCTGCGCGACGCGCTGGCGCGCGAACACCGCTTGATGCTGCCCATCAGCAGCATCGCCGATCTCATCATCGACACCACCCACACCAACGTACATCAGCTTCGCGAGCTCGTGCGCGAGCGCATCGACCAACGCGCCAGCACGCGCCTATCCTTGCTGTTCCAGTCCTTCGCCTACCGCAACGGCGTGCCGAGCGATGCGGACTTCGTATTCGACGTACGCTCCCTGCCCAACCCGCACTGGCACCCAGACCTGCGCCCACAGACGGGCCTTGATGATCCGGTGCGTGAGTTTCTCAACGAGCAGCCCTCAGTGAACAAGATGTTCGACGATGTGCGCGGCTTCCTCGCCCAGTGGATAGGCGATTTTGAGAAGACCAACCGCAGCTACCTGACGGTGGCGATCGGCTGTACGGGCGGGCAGCATCGCTCGGTCTACATGGCCAACAGACTTGCGCAGCATTTCAGCGATCGGTATACCAATGTACTGACCCAGCACCGGGAGCTTCCCGGCTGA
- a CDS encoding PTS sugar transporter subunit IIA: MSRFAELLAPARVLCNVEARGQKHAFEILSELLANADHGIGSSVIFDALIQRERLGATGLGQGVALPHGRADELDGTVAAVLKLRESIPYDAPDEQPVRIVFGLLVPRDATDGHLGNLAHVARTLLRPGFLDDILASPSSSALHQLFLDADGDSPAVAAEDES; the protein is encoded by the coding sequence GTGAGTCGATTCGCTGAACTTCTGGCACCGGCGCGGGTGCTGTGCAACGTCGAAGCGCGGGGCCAAAAGCACGCCTTCGAGATACTGAGCGAGTTGCTCGCCAACGCCGACCACGGCATCGGCTCGAGCGTCATCTTCGATGCCCTGATCCAGCGTGAGCGCCTCGGCGCCACTGGCCTGGGTCAGGGCGTCGCTCTGCCGCACGGCAGGGCAGACGAGCTCGACGGCACGGTCGCCGCCGTGCTCAAGCTGCGCGAGTCGATCCCCTACGACGCGCCGGACGAGCAGCCCGTGCGCATTGTGTTCGGCTTGCTAGTGCCGCGCGATGCCACGGACGGTCACCTCGGCAACCTCGCCCATGTAGCGCGCACCCTCCTGCGCCCCGGATTTCTCGACGACATCCTCGCCAGCCCCTCATCGAGCGCTCTGCACCAGCTGTTCCTAGACGCCGATGGCGACTCGCCCGCGGTGGCTGCAGAGGACGAGAGCTGA